In Runella sp. SP2, the genomic window TGGGCAAAACTCAACTCTTTCGCGGCCGAAAAGCCCGTAATACCCATTCCCAACATGGCGGGGGTATTGGGCATGGCCCTGATGACCAAACGGTGATTTAGGGTTTCTTGAATGGTAGAAATCGGAATCCCCGCCATGATTGACAAGACCACTTGCTGCGGTTGAAGTACCTCCCGCAAGGCGTCCTGCACCATCCCGAAATCTTGCGGCTTCACCGACAAAATCACGACGTCGTACTCGCCCACGTGCGCGCTGATGGTTTCGACCACCACGCCCGTGTTTTCAGTTCGCAGGTTTTCGGCGCGATTGGCGCTTTTTTCAATCAAAAGAAGGTTTTCTTTTTTTACTAAATCATATTGCAAAAACGACTTGGCAAAGGCCATTCCCATGTTTCCGCAACCTACAATGGCAATTTTCATCAGTTTCGACTAAGAAGTTGGTGGTTAAAATGCAAAATTGCTGATATTTTGGTAATAAATCTTGTTTTTGAGTAAGTTTACAAAAAACAAGTAGGCAAGATGAACCAAGAAATCGCAGGCGTTTATTTAAGTAAAGTGACCATTTCAGACTTTCACTGTTTCAAAGGAGAGAATGAAATCAACTTCACTCGCCCTAACGGACGTTATCAGCAGTGGAATGTAATTTTAGGAAATAATAATACGGGAAAGACAACGATTTTGAGATTGTTGAGTGGGTTGAGTGCTACAAGGATAGTTGGCAACCGTAATACACTAAATCTAGTCCCTGGTTTTCTTAAACACTTCAGGGCAATGTGGGATTTATCTTTAGTCTCTCCAATATTTGGGGTAAAGTCAGCGCTTCAACAAACTAAGGATAATTCGTTTACGGCATTTTCCTCTCCTTGGTTATATCGTAAAAATGATACAGGAAATATTATTACTGATCGCATAGAGTTAAATCATGATGACTATAAATTACTTGAAAAATTAAAATTTTACGGATATGGCACTTTTAGGAAGATGTCAGAAACTTATAGGGGTGAAATAGATAACATTTATGAAGATGAAGTTACGGGTCTTTTTTATGATAATTATGAACTTGATAACGCAGAAATATGGCTCTTACAGCTAGATTATGCGGCAAAAAGTGGAGTAGCAAACGCAGCTGCTATTTTAGAAAAACTGAAAACAGTGCTCACCAGTGGGCTTTTACCCGATGTCAAATCCATCGAATTAAAATCAGAACTTGACGAAAAAACCAATAGCGTTAAAAACTACGCCCTCTTTGACACCGATTATGGTAAAGTTCGGTTAGCAGGACTAGGGTACGGTTATCAATCAACCATGGCGTGGGTCGTGGATTTGGCCAAAAAGTTATTTGAACGCTATCCTCAGCTTGATAATCCCCTCACTGGCCCTGCCATCGTTTTGGTCGATGAAATAGACTTGCACCTACACCCCGACTGGCAGCGTAAAATCATTAAGCATTTAAGCGGCATTTTCCCAAATACCCAATTTATCGTCACCGCGCATAGTCCGTTAGTGGTACAATCGGCGGAAGATATTAACCTGATTATTTTAGAAAAAGGGGAAAACGGTCAGACCCATATTCGTCAGGAGTTTGGCACGTACCAAGGCTGGACCATCGAAGAGATTTTACAGGATTTAATGGGCTTAGGAGAAAAAACACTGTCCGACAAATACTTACACTTCTTGAATGAGTTTGATGCAGGTCTCGACTCGGATGATTATCCTAGAGCTAAAGCAGCCTATGAAGAGCTCATCCGACTTTTACATCCTACCAGTAGCCAACGAAAACTTCTCAAATTGCAGTTAGGAGCCATTGCCCCCGCCACCGTATGATTGGATTAAACGATGTACCTCGTCCCGACGAATTGACGGACGAGTTGGTGATTCAATTAACCCAAAAATTCAAAACCACAGGTGAGGCGGTTTGGAAAAAGGCATTTATCATGGATAAATTGTTAGAAGTGACGCACAAGAAATGTGCATTTTCTGAATGTCTATTGCTAGAAGAGGGCAAATATCCCGAAGTCGAACATTTTCACCCAAAATCATTGTACCCCGACGAGGTTGTCGATTGGAGTAATTTACTGCCCATCAGCAGTGCTTGCAACAAAGCCAAAGGTGACCACGACACCAAAAATGAGCCTATCATTAACCCTCGTTACGACACCCCAAAAGAGCATTTGTATTTTCAAGGCTACCGATTTAAGGCCAAAAGCGAGCAAGGGCAACGTACCATTGATGTTTTTGATTTAAATAATCGCAAACAATGGGCTGAAAAACGGAGCGACATTGGAATGAAAGCGGTAGAAATACTGGAAGAAATTAGAAATAGGCTCAAAGAATACGATACAAGCTTCTCCAAAACAACCCTAGCCCGTAATACCATCGTGAGACAGTTACGTAATCTTTTTCATGCAGGTATCCCAAACGCGGAGTACAGCGCGGTAGTGGCATCTTACCTTCTTCATGATGATGATTTTATCGTTGTTAAACATCTTATGCAAAAAAATGCGCTTTGGGACAGCGCATTTGAGTTACTCGAAACCCAAATGCGCTTTTGCGCTTTGGACGTAAAAGAGTAAAAGTCATAGTCAAACTTTTGCCGTTCGTCGCAAAGTCCGTTCTAAGTTCGTTTGACTTCCATCAATCTTGCCAAATTTGGAGTAACAAACTAAAAAACAGCTTTTTTACGTATGAGAAAGTATTTACTTCTTCTCTTTTGCGGAATAATCAGTTCGTCATTATTCGCCCAAAAGAAACCCAAAAAAACAACGCCGCCCCCCGCGCCGATTGAAAAAAAAGCCCTTACTCACGATGTGTACGACTTTTGGAAAGACATCCCTGAGCGCGTCGTCAGCAACAATGGGCAATGGTTTGGCTATGCCCTCAACCCGCAAGAAGGCGACGGGAAAGTCATTTTTCAAAATTTTGTCACCAACCAAATCGACTCGGTGGCACGAGGCGGCGAATTGCGTTTTTCCAACGATTCGGAAATTGCCGTTTTTAAAATCAAGCCCCAATTGAGCGCGACCAAAGCGGCCAAACGGGCAAAAAAGAAAAAGGACGAAATGCCAAAGGATTCGCTGGGAATCTATGCACTTTCGACCAAAAAACTCAGCAAATTTCCTGCCATTCAGTCGTTTAAATTACCCGAAAAAGGCAGCGAGTGGGTTGCGTACCTAGGCGAAAGCCCCAAAGTAAAGCCTGACACCACCAAAAAAGCCCCCACAAGACGCGCCAAACGCGAATCGGACGAAAATGGTTACCGCTTGGTGATGCGTATGCTTAAAACCAATACCGAACGAGCTTTCGGGTTCGTGACCGATTATGAAGTAAGCAAAAACGGCAAACGTTTGGCATTTGCAACCTCAGGCAGTGATTCTACCAAAGCGGGGGTTTATGTCTTTGAAACTGCTTCTAACCAACTCCAACAGGTCTATGAAGGGCATTCAAAACACAAGTTTAAAAAGCTTTCTTTTGACGAAAATGGCGAACAATTGGCTTTCATTGCTGATTTGGATACCAACAGCAAAGCCCAAATTCGTTTGCCCAAATTATTCTACTGGAAAGCGGGTCAAGCTACTGCCGCTCGCCTCGCCGATGAGGCAAACCAACCTGCGGCGCAAGGATGGCTCGTGAGTGGCGAATACACCCCTCGTTTTGCCAAAGATGGTTCTAAGTTGTTTTTTGGTACCAACCCCAAGCCCATCGTACAAGACACCACCTTGCTTACCGAAGAAATTGTCAACGTAGAAGTATGGCATTGGCAAGACGAACGCCTTCAAACCCAACAAAAAGTGAGCCTCGAACGCGACAAAAAACAGTCGTATTTAGCAGTTGCTCACCTCAACGACCTAAAATTGACGCAGTTGGGTACGTTAGAAGTTCCTGATGTTACACTTGTCAACGAAGGTAATGCTGATTTTGCCGTTGGTAAATCCGACCGTCGCTACTCGCACCAGCACTGGGATTGGAATCCCGTAGAGGATGCCTATATCATTAGCTTGCGCGATGGTTCTAAAAAAATGGCTAAAGAAAAGATAGAAGGGAGTACTCGTACCTCGCCAGAAGGTAAGTATTTGTACTGGTTTTCTAACCCTGACACCGCTTGGTTTGCGCACGACATTGCGGCCAATCAAACCATTCAGTTGACCAATAATAAAACCGTTAAATACGCCGACGAAGAAGATGATCACCCCGATTTCCCCAATCCGTACGGCATAGCGGGCTGGACTAAAAACGACCAGTATTTGTTGATATATGACCGTTTTGATATTTGGCAAATTGACCCTAAAAAGCCTACGTCGCTCGTAAAATTAACCGATGGACGCGCGGCCAAAAACCAGTATCGCTACGTACGGTTGGATGCCGAAGAGCGCAACATCGACCTTGGCAAGCCGCTTTTGTTGCGTACGGTCAACGAAACTACTCGCCAAGAAGGTTTCAGTCAGCTAACAGGCAGTACTATCCAACGTTTGTACGAAGGCGATTTTAAAGTGGGAATGGCCGTGTTGAAGGCCAAAGACGCCGACCGCGTTCTTTTCACCAAAGAAACGTTCAAAGAATATCCCGATTGGTACGCAACAGATTTGAGTTTCAAAAACGTAAAACGCGTTACCGAAGCCAATGCCCAACAAGCCAACTACTGGTGGGGAAGCGTCGAAATCGTCAATTGGCGCGCGGGTGATGGTACGCCATTGCAAGGATTACTTTACAAACCTGAGAATTTTGACCCAACCAAGAAATACCCAATGATGACGTATTTCTACGAGAAAAATTCCGAAAATATCCATACCCACTACGCCCCTCGCCCGATTCGTTCGTACATCAACTTCTCGTACTTTACCAGCAATGGGTACGTGGTTTTTGTACCTGATATTGTCTATAAAGACGGTTACCCTGGCCAAAGTGCGTACAATTGCATCGTGCCTGGCGTGTTGAGTATGATTGACAAAGGGTTTGTGGATAAAGACAAAATTGGTATCTCAGGCCACAGCTGGGGCGGCTACCAAACGGCTTACCTTGTGACCCAAACCAATTTGTTCAGAGCGGCCGAAGCAGGCGCTCCCGTCTCAAACATGACGAGTGCCTATGGCGGAATTCGCTGGGATTCAGGGATGTCGCGCCAAGCGCAGTACGAGCGTACCCAAAGCCGCATTGGTGGCACACTTTGGGAAAAGCCCATGCAATACCTCGAAAACTCGCCGCTTTTCCACGCCCCCAAAATCGCAACACCTGTGTTGATGATGCACAACGACGATGACGGCGCCGTGCCTTGGTACCAAGGGATCGAGTTTTACATGGCACTCAAGCGCCTCAACAAGCCCGTTTGGATGCTTAATTACAACGGAGAAAAACACGGATTGACAAAACGACAAAATATGAAAGATTTTGCCGTACGTTTGTACCAATATTTTGATCACTACCTCAAAGATGCACCTGCTCCCGAGTGGATGTCGGAGGGCCTTCCGATGGTCGAAAAGGGAATCCGTCAAGGACTTAGCCCTATTTCTTCTCAGAAGGCTTCGCAGCTTGGTAGTGGCTCGCAAAAATAGACATTATTAGCTCTGGAAGGTTTTTGAAACCTTCCAGAGCTGTCTTTAACGGTGCCAATCGAATGTATTATTTATCAGCTTTCTTCTACTACTTTCTACTCATTCCCATCTCTCGCCTTCCGTTTGGCGTTTTATATTCCATTGCTGATGGCCTAAGCTGGCTTTTTTTCAACGTCGTGGGTTACCGCAAACAAGTAGTTGTGGAAAATATTCGCAACTCTTTCCCCGAAAAATCAGAAGCAGAAGTACAGCAAATTGCCCGCGACTTTTACACTCATTTGTGTACACTTATCATAGAGACGGTTAAGGCATTTAGCATGACCCGTGCGGAGTTTATGCAGCGCGTTTCGTTTACGGGCTTAGACCTGCTCGACCATTATGCAAAACAAGGCAAAAGTATTATCATAGCCGCAGGGCACTGCCACAATTACGAATGGCTCGTGACGGGCATCGACCCACTCGTAAAACACAAAGTAATGGCACTGTATCGGCCATTGAACAATCGTTTTTTTGACGAAAAAATCAAGCAGAGCCGTAGCAAATTGGGATTAAACTTAGCATCGATTTACGAAATCAAATCGCAGTTTGGGGAGCAAGTGGTCGGACAGCCCGTGGCGGCGGCCTTTGCCATGGATCAATCGCCGTCCAACCCAGAGAGCGCCTACTGGATGCAGTTTTTAAACCAAGATACCCCCATTCTATTTGGCACCGAAAAATACGCCAAAGAATACGACCTTCCCGTTATTTTTGGGCACATTCACGCCCAGAAGCGCGGTTATTACTTCGCCAATTTTGAATTACTCACCGATACTCCACGCGAAACGGCCTACGGAGAAATCACCGAGAAAATGATGAAGTGGCTCGAAGCCGACATCCGCCAAGAACCTGCGAGTTGGCTCTGGAGCCACAAACGATGGAAACACAAACGCACTACCGCCCAATCGCCACTTTCCGAAGGATAGAATCAATCACAAAACGGGTCGTGATGCCGTCGGCTTCGGCTTCGTAGTTGAGCATGATACGGTGGTTGAACACGTCGGGAGCTACTTCTTTGATGTCTTCGGGCAGTACGTAGTCGCGCCCGTCCATGTAAGCCAAGGCTTTGGCAGCGAGATTGAGTTTGATAGTTCCACGCGGCGACACCCCAAACTGAATATAACGTGCTTCTTCGCGAAGGGCATAATCCAACGGGCGGCGCGTGGCAAACACCAACTCTACAATGTAATTTTCGAGGGTTTCGGACAACGTAATTTGGTTGATTTCCTGACGGATTTGAGCAATGTCTTTTTTCGACAAAATAGGCTTAGGCTCGTAATTATAATCCAAGTTCGACATCCGACGCATGACCTCCAATTCTTGCGGCTTGGTAGGATAATCCACAAACACCTTCATCATAAAACGGTC contains:
- the proC gene encoding pyrroline-5-carboxylate reductase; translation: MKIAIVGCGNMGMAFAKSFLQYDLVKKENLLLIEKSANRAENLRTENTGVVVETISAHVGEYDVVILSVKPQDFGMVQDALREVLQPQQVVLSIMAGIPISTIQETLNHRLVIRAMPNTPAMLGMGITGFSAAKELSFAQLLKVDNLINATGRSVFLEDESMLDAVTALSGSGPAYFYYLVKAMVEAGKQMGFEESMATLLVKQTMLGSFHLINNADKSLDDLIKAVASKGGTTEAALREFEGGGLAQTLQTGILAAERRAKELSKG
- a CDS encoding AAA family ATPase encodes the protein MNQEIAGVYLSKVTISDFHCFKGENEINFTRPNGRYQQWNVILGNNNTGKTTILRLLSGLSATRIVGNRNTLNLVPGFLKHFRAMWDLSLVSPIFGVKSALQQTKDNSFTAFSSPWLYRKNDTGNIITDRIELNHDDYKLLEKLKFYGYGTFRKMSETYRGEIDNIYEDEVTGLFYDNYELDNAEIWLLQLDYAAKSGVANAAAILEKLKTVLTSGLLPDVKSIELKSELDEKTNSVKNYALFDTDYGKVRLAGLGYGYQSTMAWVVDLAKKLFERYPQLDNPLTGPAIVLVDEIDLHLHPDWQRKIIKHLSGIFPNTQFIVTAHSPLVVQSAEDINLIILEKGENGQTHIRQEFGTYQGWTIEEILQDLMGLGEKTLSDKYLHFLNEFDAGLDSDDYPRAKAAYEELIRLLHPTSSQRKLLKLQLGAIAPATV
- a CDS encoding S9 family peptidase; translated protein: MRKYLLLLFCGIISSSLFAQKKPKKTTPPPAPIEKKALTHDVYDFWKDIPERVVSNNGQWFGYALNPQEGDGKVIFQNFVTNQIDSVARGGELRFSNDSEIAVFKIKPQLSATKAAKRAKKKKDEMPKDSLGIYALSTKKLSKFPAIQSFKLPEKGSEWVAYLGESPKVKPDTTKKAPTRRAKRESDENGYRLVMRMLKTNTERAFGFVTDYEVSKNGKRLAFATSGSDSTKAGVYVFETASNQLQQVYEGHSKHKFKKLSFDENGEQLAFIADLDTNSKAQIRLPKLFYWKAGQATAARLADEANQPAAQGWLVSGEYTPRFAKDGSKLFFGTNPKPIVQDTTLLTEEIVNVEVWHWQDERLQTQQKVSLERDKKQSYLAVAHLNDLKLTQLGTLEVPDVTLVNEGNADFAVGKSDRRYSHQHWDWNPVEDAYIISLRDGSKKMAKEKIEGSTRTSPEGKYLYWFSNPDTAWFAHDIAANQTIQLTNNKTVKYADEEDDHPDFPNPYGIAGWTKNDQYLLIYDRFDIWQIDPKKPTSLVKLTDGRAAKNQYRYVRLDAEERNIDLGKPLLLRTVNETTRQEGFSQLTGSTIQRLYEGDFKVGMAVLKAKDADRVLFTKETFKEYPDWYATDLSFKNVKRVTEANAQQANYWWGSVEIVNWRAGDGTPLQGLLYKPENFDPTKKYPMMTYFYEKNSENIHTHYAPRPIRSYINFSYFTSNGYVVFVPDIVYKDGYPGQSAYNCIVPGVLSMIDKGFVDKDKIGISGHSWGGYQTAYLVTQTNLFRAAEAGAPVSNMTSAYGGIRWDSGMSRQAQYERTQSRIGGTLWEKPMQYLENSPLFHAPKIATPVLMMHNDDDGAVPWYQGIEFYMALKRLNKPVWMLNYNGEKHGLTKRQNMKDFAVRLYQYFDHYLKDAPAPEWMSEGLPMVEKGIRQGLSPISSQKASQLGSGSQK
- a CDS encoding lysophospholipid acyltransferase family protein, whose amino-acid sequence is MYYLSAFFYYFLLIPISRLPFGVLYSIADGLSWLFFNVVGYRKQVVVENIRNSFPEKSEAEVQQIARDFYTHLCTLIIETVKAFSMTRAEFMQRVSFTGLDLLDHYAKQGKSIIIAAGHCHNYEWLVTGIDPLVKHKVMALYRPLNNRFFDEKIKQSRSKLGLNLASIYEIKSQFGEQVVGQPVAAAFAMDQSPSNPESAYWMQFLNQDTPILFGTEKYAKEYDLPVIFGHIHAQKRGYYFANFELLTDTPRETAYGEITEKMMKWLEADIRQEPASWLWSHKRWKHKRTTAQSPLSEG